The sequence CACATGGCAAACCAAATCGGAATCGTCTTCTCCAAGCTGGACTGCACTCCGCGCTGGCGCGAGCGGCTGCCCGAGCTGGAAATCCCAACCCTGGTGATCCATGGTGCGAAGGATCCGTTCTTCCCCGTAGGCAATGGCGAAGCCTTGGCGCGGGAAATTCCGAATGCTTCCCTGCTCGTTTTGGAGAACGCTTCGACCGTCATTCCGCCGTCCGACTTCGGTGAAGTTGCGGCCGCGATGCTGCAGCTCTAGGGATGCTTGCATCCAGTTCCTTGTCACGTCTGGTATAGGCTGTTCCCATGGATAGCCGACCGGTCCGAGACAAGGGCGACGAATTCCGTCCTGACGAGCTGGAGCTCCTGGCTTTGCTGTGCAGCGGCAGCGACGATGAATCGGCAAAGGCGCGCCAGCAATTGAAGTATGCCCGTTGGGGCGGTTACCAATTCGACGACTGCGATTGCTTTTGCATCTCTTTTCCCAGCAAGCGAGATTGCGAAAGCGTCCGCCACGCTGGCGGGCCATTCTCCACCGCTGCTGTGTCCAAGGATGGCACGGTCCTTGGGCTTCTGGATCTGTGGCTGCTCGACGGCTACCTCCACTCAGTCGAATACATGCCGTTTGAAGACGACCCGGGACACCTTCCAACCACCCGGGACTACACTCTGGAATTCAGCGGCCGGAACTAGGTTCCACGCTCTGGCCGCTGACAGGTCTTATCTGTTCTTAGACGCACGTCTTGACTTGCCTATCGGCCACCTCATCCAGCCTGGGCGTTGCAGGCCTGGCGCTCTGCGATCATTTCCCCTATGCGCAGCGGTCGATCAGGACTAGGATTCTGGGCAAGCTTCCGTGCATTCGAAAGGTTTAGCCATGTCTTTCCAAGCTTATTTGGACACGATAGAAAAGAAGACCGGGCTCACGCCCCGCCAGCTGCTGGAGATTGCCCGCGAAAAAGGACTTGGCCAAGAAGGTGTCAAAGCAGCGGAGATTTTGGATTGGCTCAAGGAGGACTACCAACTGGGCCGGGGCCATGGCATGGCGCTGGTCCATGTCATCCAGAAGGGACCGAACATCTCCAGCAAACACGTCGGATCCGGCGGCATGCACAATGACGACTCAGCTGTTCTGTGGCTGGACGGCATCGCAACCAAGCCTTCGAACTGAATTTGCCAAAGGAAAAGCTGCTAGAGCTTCTGCTCGCCTGCCTCGGTCTGCGCGTCTTTTCGTTGGTCTCGTACTGCACTGGTAGCAGCCGTAGCTAGAGCAATCACCAATGCGATCCAGAAGCTACCCAGTGCTTCGATCATCGTTCTGCCCGAAATCAGGCAATAGGCAACGACGAAGAGGGCCAACCCTGCAATCGAGACACCAAGATACACCGCGATGCGCCGCCAGGTGGCCTTGCCGAGTCTTCTCATTCGTTTCTAACCAATTCAAGATGCCGCTGGCAGCTGGCCCTGCATGTACCTGCCGGCAGTTGCTGCGGGGCTTCGAAATTATTTATCCCATTAGAGCATGCGGTTGGGATTCCTGAATTCTCAAGACTTCTCGGCTGCTTGAGCTATTTGTTGTTCGGACATGAACCGCAAATGCCGGTGGACCACCTTTCGCGCCCGTGGCAATGGCATCCGCTGAGGTTCCGGGGCTCAGGCAACTGCGATGCCATCCAACACGGCTAACAAGTACGCGGCCTCCTCGATGTTGCGGCTGCACGTATCTGGACATGCCTATTGCCGTGAGGCCAGACTCTTAGCGGTAATACCGGCTAATGGCAGCTGCGATATGGAATCGGTAGGTCCACAACCCGAATTTCTGAACCGGAAGCAAAGCTATCCATTTGATCTTCTGCCAACCGCGCCGACGATTCGGCGTGATCCGTACCGAAAGCTGGGTGCCGCCAGTTGTTTCCTGCAACCCGAATTCAACCACCGCCCCGCAGGCTTGTGGGGAGTCGATGTAATTGAATGACCAGGCCAGGCTTCCTGCTTGCTGCGGCTGGGTCCGTCGGACAAGACGGCGTCGGAATTCCGGCCTAACTTCTACGGGTTTCCCATTCGGCCAGATAGTCGGAGCGGTGACAATCCACTGTTCGTTGACATCCTCCTCAGCGGTTGAGGCCTCGATAGTTCCAGCGCGTTGGTCCCAGATAGTGATGTTCTGCGGATCATCCAGGAAGTTCCGGACCGTTTCTACCGGCGCCATGATGAACGCACCGCTAGTTCCAGCAGCTGGCCTGCGCCCTGAGATCCCGGTGTTGGACCCACCAACTGGCTTTGCCTCTTGTTGGGCCAGCGCTTGGGATACTTGCTGGACAGATACACCGAGGCGTTCGAGAATGCTGGTGATCATCCCGCTGGGTTCTTCCAGCAACTCACCCAGCACTGCCGATGCGTCTCCGCTCTTACCCTTCTTGCTGGAGCTGACCAGCAAGTCCGTGGCGCGTTTGGTGAGTTCGAAGCCGTCTAATTCATGGAAAACTATGCGACCTGCTTCTGGAAATTCAGCATCGATGCCAAGAGAAGACAGCTGGGCATTGTGCTGCTGCTGAACTGCTTCCCTTGCTGCCGTCAGGGTGATGCCCAAGTCACGAAGGGCCCGGCCAGCAGCTTGCTCACTGAGCACAAGCGCCAGGAACAGGTGCTCGATATCAGCGTCACGTGCCCCAGTGCGCGAAGCTTCCTCCAGAGCGGATACAGAAAGCCCATGGCTGGTTTGGGCAGAAAGGGCGAATTTGCTCATGTTTTCCTCCGGGGAATCGGAATTGAGGGATCTACTCGTCTGGCGTGCTTCTTATGCACAGCCTGCCGGCTGACGCCCAGAGCATCTGCAATTTGCTGCCAGCTCATACCTGAACGCAATGCGGATTCCACCTGGCGCAGTTCAAGCTGGTCAGTCAGAACGCGCAATGAAGCTATCGCCCGCAGACCAGTTTTCGGATCGCTGGTATCGGCCGCAGCCGACGCAATTTGAGATGACTCCACTCTGTCAACCTATGTTGCTACCGACCTGATGTCAACAAAAGTTGCTTAAATGGCTCTTCACAGATGAGGGTGTAGCGCGTAGTCAAGGATCGAACGGCGTGGCGCTGCCCGGGTAGGCATCGAGGCCTTCCGATGATGGAAGTTCTCACACTGCCCATCTGGAAGACCTCGACGTGCCTGACGCTACCTTCACCGACCCTGACCTGACCATGTTCTGCCGCTTGAATGAGCTCGGCCTTGAGGCCACCGGTCAGCGCCTCGAGCCCGCCGGTGCGGTCCTGGCCTGTCGAGTCGTCGAACCCGACCGCTGGTGCCGACGCTGTGGCTGTGAAGGAACCGCGCGCGGCACGGTTGTCCGCCGGCTGGCCCACGAGCCGTTGGGGTGGCGTCCGACGACGTTGGAGGTCACGGTCCGCCGCTACCGGTGCACCGGCTGCGGCCACGTGTGGCGCCAAGACACGTCTTTGGCGGCCGAGCCACGCGCGAAGCTCTCCCGGCGAGGGCTGGCGTGGGCGCTGGAGGGCATCGTCATCGCCCACCTGACGGTCGCGCGGGTCGCTGAGGGGCTCGGGGTTGCGTGGAACACCGCCAACGATGCCGTCCTGGCCCAGGGCACACGCGTCCTGATCGAGGACCCGAACCGCTTCGACGGCGTCCGCGTGCTCGGCGTCGACGAGCACGTCTGGCGGCTCCAAGCGAGTCTTCAAGGAGTGGCTCGCCGCTCGCCCTCAGGCATGGCGTGAGGCCATCGAAGTCGTCGCGATGGATGGCTTCACCGGGTTCAAGAGCGCCACCGCCGAGGAACTGCCCGACGCGGCTGCGGTGATGGATCCCTTCCACGTCGTGCGCCTTGCCGGTGATGCCCTCGACCAGTGCCGACGCCGAGTCCAGCAGGAACTGCACGGGCACCGCGGCCGCAAAGACGACCCGCTCTACCGTGCGCGTAGAACGTTGCACACCGGCGCGGGCCTGCTCACCGACAAGCAGCAGACCCGCCTGCAGGAGCTGTTCGTGCTCGAGGAGCACGTGCCCGTCGAGGCGACCTGGGGGATCTACCAGCGGATGATCGCGGCCTACCGCGAGAAGGACCGATCCCTCGGCCGCGCGGCGATGGAGGCGCTCATCGACGCCGTCAGCCAAGACGTCCCCGCCGGGCTGGACGAGTTGCGCAAGCTCGGTCGGACCCTGAAGGCTCGCGCCACCGACGTGCTGGCCTACTTCGAGCGGCCTGGCACCAGCAATGGCCCCACAGAGGCGATCAACGGACGCCTGGAGCACCTGCGCGGCTCGGCCCTGGGCTTCCGCAACCTGACCAACTACATCGCCAGATCCCTGCTCGAGTCCGGCGGATTCAGACCTCAACTACACCCTCATCTGTGAAGAGCCGCTTTAGACATCCCTCATCGTCACGGACCACTATGAACGATGTCCCGACTCACCTATGAACGATGTCCTGAACCTACACACCTTCAGCTCCACCAATATGTTCAGGCAATGTGTTTCAGCAATAGCCTCCGGGCTCGTCGATGTGGCCGGTGGCGAGGATTTCGCCGGTGTGCCGGCCGTCGCGGGTCAGCTGACGGCGTGAGGCGATGACCCGTTCTCGGACCGGGCGCGGCCCTCGCCGCCACGCGATTCTATGGCCTGCCCAGCCTCTGACCGATGTCTCGACTCATCCGTCCCGGTGGACCTAGGGAGTCGAGCCCTAGGTCCACCCGAGATGGATAAGACATCGCTCAGGCTCTCACGGCGTCGCGCTACCTTGGGGACTTAGGCCCAGTCCTTGTGCGGCGACGTGCCGCCGATACCGGCGTTGAACGTATTCGTCGGATCGAGCTCCTTGAAGTGCTCTTCCATGGACTCCGGCAGCTTGTAGATGCGACCGTAGTTGTGCTCGGCGGGCAGCTTCGCGCCGCGCTCCTCCAGCAGGTGCTGGATGCGGTCGTGCAGCGCCTCGGGATCCACGCCCTGCTTGGCGACATAGTCCTGGTGCATCACATGGCAGAAGAAGTGCCCGTAATACGCCTTGACCTCAAGCTGGTCGTCGATCTCCTCCGGCAGCACCTCGAGCCAGTTCCAATCGTCGCGACGCAGGGCCACATCGATGGGGATGAGCCCTGCGATGTGCCGGCGCTTCAACGCGGCGTAGCGAGTGGCGGCACTGGCCGCGCCGAACCGGTTGAGCGACGCGCTCTTTTCTTCATCAGACGTGCAGATGAAGAACTCACCAGTGTGCTCGGGCTCTGCGAAGAACTCCTTGAGCATCTTCTCGCTCGCGGCCTTCTGCGACTCGCTGACGGTGAGCAGCAGGTGATGCTCGAAACGGTTGCGGTACTCCATCATGCGCTTGGGCAGCTGGTTGGGCAGCACGCTGAACATGGCTTGCGATACCGTGTCGGCGAAGGTCGGACCAATGCCGGGAATCTTCGAGAACAAGCCGTTGGCCCACGTCTTGAACGAGAACATGCGCGTCTGCAGCGCTGGACTCATGAACTTCAGGAAGACGAAGGTGTCTTTGCCGTACTTCTCGGCCAAGTCGAAGGCACTGCGGCCCATGTACTCACCAGAGATAGGCAGCGGCATGTCGGCTTCGAGGAGCAACCGACGGATCTCTTCGAGCTCGTGCGTGTTGTTCGTGCCGATGTAAAACACGGTCGGGTGCACTTCGCGAGGGAAGGTGCGGGTGCGCACCGCGAACACCATCAGCTTGCCGGCCGAGCCGGAAGCCTCGAACAGGTACTCGGGGTTCGCATTGTAGCGAGCAGGCGAAGGCACGATCTTGCGCAAGTGCTCGGCGTACTCGGTCTCGTTCGAGTCTTCGGGAGCTGGGGTGACATCCTCGGGAGACCACTCGCCGCGCTGTAGACGGTCGAGTGCGACCTCAGGGTCGTCTCCGAGCGAGATGCCCAGGTGATTGACCAGCTCGACCTTGCCGTCGTCGTTGACGCGGGCGAAGATCGCTTCGCGCGTGAATGCCGGACCCTTGCGAATCTGGCTGCCGCCCGAGTTGTTCGCGATGCCGCCGATGACCGAGGCGCCGATTGATGTCGACCCGATCACCGAGTGCGGCTCGCGCTGGTGCTTGGCGAGCGCGTCGGTCAGGTGTGTCAGCGGGGTGCCCGCGAGCGAGATCGCCTCGCGCGCGTCGTTGATGAGGTGTACCTCATCGATGCGGTGAGTCGAGATGATCACAATGGGGCGATCGTAGTCTTGGAAGCCGGGGCCGGATCCACCAGTCAGGCCCGTGTTCGATGCCTGCGGGATGACGATGAGGTTGTTGTCGACGGATACCTGCAGCGCCCGCCACATCTCGACCAGCGTGCCGGGGCGCACCACGGCGAAGACTGGTCCTCCGCCGAATCGATAGCCTTTGCTGAATGGCATCGTGGCACGCTCAGAGGTCAGTACATGTTCGTCGCCGACGATTCTCTTGAACGCATCGATCGCTTCGTGCGAAGTCGTGGTGGTCTGTCCTGGTTGCGTCATCTCTAAGCTTCCTATATTCAGTTGCATCACAAGCGCGTCATGATGCTGAGGGGATGTCGCCTTGATCCGAGCTAGTCCGCGGTCGTTCATTTTTTGATGGGCGGGGAAACGAGCCAGGGGGACGACGTCTGCGACCGTCTGCCCGGAAGCTCGCTACGGCGTCCAAGGAGTGTGCGTGTGCGTATGCATGTGCATACGCGCATCCTCATTGTACAAGATGCGCATCAGATAGTTTCGGACCGCGGTACTTTCGGACTCCGGTAGGTTCGGACCGCGATAGTTCGGACCGCGATGTCGGCCACTGCCCTCACCCCATAGATCGACGCAGCAATCAGACTCGCCTAGCGCCGCTTGAACCGTCCCAGGTTTGGTGGCTCTTCACAGATGAGGGTGTAGCGCGTAGTCAAGGATCGAACGGCGTGGCGCTGCCCGGGTAGGCCCCTCCTTCATGTCCCGCCTAATAGGCCAGATCGGCGTCAGGCCATCCTGCGGACTGAAGTCAGGAGTTTCGTCAAGTGGCAATGCTTCGCCCGCGTGGCTGAGTCGCCCAGTCGACTCATCGAACCACACCGGATAGAACATATCTTTACGGTCAGCTCGAAGCGAGTCGTCGCCCGACCGCAAGAGCCCCTTCCATCGAGGCCTCTGCAGTTCCCCTTCAGCATCGGCCATGTCTCGATGCGTCAGAAGGTCGTCATCGACCGAACCGATTCGCGCGTCAGGACCAAATACAAAGAACGCATACTCTTCGACCCTCGAAAGATATCCCTGAGTAACGCCTTTAGGGTTGTTGACAATTGTGACGAGTTGCCGCGTAGATTCCGGGAAGAGCTGATCTAGCAACACGCCCAAACGGTTTACTTCATGCTCATCGATAGTTGCCACAAGAGTAGCATCGCTACGCATGAGCTCCCGACAGATCTTCAACCGTCGCTCCATGAACGCCAGCCATTTCGAGTGTCGATAGTCGTCATCACTCGCGACGTAATCGTTGTCGTACTTCCAGTCCCTCGCCCCGGTGTTGTACGGCGGGTCGATGTAGATGGCGTCGATGGAATGCCGGTGCGTATAGGTCAGCATCTCCAGCGCGTGGTAGTTCTCAGCGTTGACGACCGTGTGGAACGGCTTGTCGCCGCCCCGCTCAACTCTGCCTGTCTCCACCAGGCCGGGGTAGATGCGATCCCGGAACTCCGCGACGACCACCACGTCGTCGGCAAGCACTGCCCGAGTCTCGGGTTCTTCGACGTCGAGCTCCGCGAGATGAGCCACACGCTGCCCGTCGACGCACTCGATCCGAGTTGTCCGCCACAGCCGTTGGTCACCTGCCTTTGTCCCCCCCGTTATCTTTTTGATAGTCCCTAAAAAGAGGATCATAGGGACTGTCGGCCGACCAATCTCGGCATGGTGTCTTGCCCCTGTCTAACCAATGATCCGAATCTTCTATATCTGTCAACAAGACGAAAGCGGGGCGTCGGGCAACGAATGAAGTGCGTTTAATATGCGATACAGGCGCCTGGCTAAGTACCTTTTCAAAATTCTCCGGACTTCACGTGACGACTTGCCTTCGGACTTTCTCCGTTCTGCGTAAGCACGAGTGTCTGGATCGTGAATTGTTCTCACGATAGTAGCCATATGCAAAGCGCTGTTCAGCCGACGATCACCACCACGATTCAACCTATGGCGCTCAACATTGCCAGATGAAGCAGGAATAGGATTAACGCCAGCCAACGCGGCAAATGCTGCCTCGGAACGCACCCGGCCAAGATGCGACCACGCAGCATAAACCACCGCTGCAGTCACCGGACCGACACCGGTAACCTCAAGTAGTGGAGCAGCAGGGCTGGACTCGATCAGCTCCGTGATCTTCTCTTGGTTGTCCTTGAGATCAACGTTGAGCACGAGCACACGTTTCGCCATTCGAGTCGACTCAGCACGAGCAAACACACGATCAATGCCTTCATCACGCTCTCGCCACGAAGAAACCTGGACGATCTGTGTTTCAGTCAGTGGTTTCCGAGCGTCAACACCTAAATCCACGATCCGCAAAAGGGCAGTGAGAGCATTGATCTTTGACGTCCGCTCCAGAGTCATCTGTTCCCTCGCCGCGGTCAGAACCCGCAATGCCGCCCGAATCCCATCGGCCTGCCTCGGAATCCGCAATTCTTGCTCAATCAACGGCAGGGCCGCAGCGGCAATCGCGGCGGCGTCAATTGGATCGGTTTTTCCAGCGCCACGCCGGGCAGGGGCATACCGGCGGGGAGCTTCGACCACACGATAGCCGCTATTGGACACCGCACCGGCTAATAGTGCTCCATAGCTGCCGACGCCTTCGATAACCCAAAGTACTCGAACTTCACTTTGAGTTCTTCGATTGACCCACGCGATTGCACGTTTCCTGCCGGCAAGCGAATTGGGAAAACTCTCCGTCCCTATCTGCTCGCCGTTTGGAGCGATCACGGCGTAGGTGTGGGTTCGCGCGTGGGTATCGACGCCGATAATAAACGCGTAAGTGTTCGCGATCGTGGTCATCGTGAGTTCCTCTCGATTAGGCAGCCCTACCCGCTGCCTCCCGGTGGGCCGATGAGCCGGCGGTGTTCACTCGCGAGGCATTCCTGTGATGAGCCACAACGCTTTACGTTGGGCAATCTTCTTATCAAGCCATCGAAGCGGACAAGATCGGCGCTGGTCACATCGTCGCAACCGGACAATTCGGATCCAAGGCCACCAGATCGCCGAGGGGGTGTTGAGTCACAGTCGAGACGAGGTAACCAGAACCTACCCTGCCAGCCAGTCACAGACCAGCCACCTCAATACTCACAGGGGGGTGTTGCCACCGAGATTGGGATGGCAGCGTGGTGATTGCTGATTAGGGGCGCGGCGCCAGAAAATGGACGCCTGTCATAACGTGGATGTAAGACTTCGCTACCGACGGTTGGTCGACCTTGAACAGAAACTAGTTCAAAGGAGCACTAGCCATGATCACCACGGACATCGATATTTTCCTCGGACTCGACGTAGGGAAAACCGACCACTGGGCCTGCGCCGTCACTAAGGACGGCACCAAAATATGGAACAAGACCCTGCCTAACGACGAAGCCAAACTCGTCTCGGTCTACCAGAATCTCAGTGCCAAAGGCACCGTCCTGGTCGTCGTGGACCAGCCAGCCACCATCGGAGCCCTCGCTGTTGCGGTCGCCCAGAACCTCGGTATTCCGGTGGCCTACCTGCCCGGACTTTCGATGCGGCGGATCGCAGATATGTAT comes from Glutamicibacter arilaitensis Re117 and encodes:
- a CDS encoding DUF4287 domain-containing protein, producing the protein MSFQAYLDTIEKKTGLTPRQLLEIAREKGLGQEGVKAAEILDWLKEDYQLGRGHGMALVHVIQKGPNISSKHVGSGGMHNDDSAVLWLDGIATKPSN
- a CDS encoding Clp protease N-terminal domain-containing protein, encoding MSKFALSAQTSHGLSVSALEEASRTGARDADIEHLFLALVLSEQAAGRALRDLGITLTAAREAVQQQHNAQLSSLGIDAEFPEAGRIVFHELDGFELTKRATDLLVSSSKKGKSGDASAVLGELLEEPSGMITSILERLGVSVQQVSQALAQQEAKPVGGSNTGISGRRPAAGTSGAFIMAPVETVRNFLDDPQNITIWDQRAGTIEASTAEEDVNEQWIVTAPTIWPNGKPVEVRPEFRRRLVRRTQPQQAGSLAWSFNYIDSPQACGAVVEFGLQETTGGTQLSVRITPNRRRGWQKIKWIALLPVQKFGLWTYRFHIAAAISRYYR
- the dld gene encoding D-lactate dehydrogenase, whose protein sequence is MTQPGQTTTTSHEAIDAFKRIVGDEHVLTSERATMPFSKGYRFGGGPVFAVVRPGTLVEMWRALQVSVDNNLIVIPQASNTGLTGGSGPGFQDYDRPIVIISTHRIDEVHLINDAREAISLAGTPLTHLTDALAKHQREPHSVIGSTSIGASVIGGIANNSGGSQIRKGPAFTREAIFARVNDDGKVELVNHLGISLGDDPEVALDRLQRGEWSPEDVTPAPEDSNETEYAEHLRKIVPSPARYNANPEYLFEASGSAGKLMVFAVRTRTFPREVHPTVFYIGTNNTHELEEIRRLLLEADMPLPISGEYMGRSAFDLAEKYGKDTFVFLKFMSPALQTRMFSFKTWANGLFSKIPGIGPTFADTVSQAMFSVLPNQLPKRMMEYRNRFEHHLLLTVSESQKAASEKMLKEFFAEPEHTGEFFICTSDEEKSASLNRFGAASAATRYAALKRRHIAGLIPIDVALRRDDWNWLEVLPEEIDDQLEVKAYYGHFFCHVMHQDYVAKQGVDPEALHDRIQHLLEERGAKLPAEHNYGRIYKLPESMEEHFKELDPTNTFNAGIGGTSPHKDWA
- a CDS encoding DNA methyltransferase, which translates into the protein MAHLAELDVEEPETRAVLADDVVVVAEFRDRIYPGLVETGRVERGGDKPFHTVVNAENYHALEMLTYTHRHSIDAIYIDPPYNTGARDWKYDNDYVASDDDYRHSKWLAFMERRLKICRELMRSDATLVATIDEHEVNRLGVLLDQLFPESTRQLVTIVNNPKGVTQGYLSRVEEYAFFVFGPDARIGSVDDDLLTHRDMADAEGELQRPRWKGLLRSGDDSLRADRKDMFYPVWFDESTGRLSHAGEALPLDETPDFSPQDGLTPIWPIRRDMKEGPTRAAPRRSILDYALHPHL
- a CDS encoding IS110-like element ISAar18 family transposase; this translates as MTTIANTYAFIIGVDTHARTHTYAVIAPNGEQIGTESFPNSLAGRKRAIAWVNRRTQSEVRVLWVIEGVGSYGALLAGAVSNSGYRVVEAPRRYAPARRGAGKTDPIDAAAIAAAALPLIEQELRIPRQADGIRAALRVLTAAREQMTLERTSKINALTALLRIVDLGVDARKPLTETQIVQVSSWRERDEGIDRVFARAESTRMAKRVLVLNVDLKDNQEKITELIESSPAAPLLEVTGVGPVTAAVVYAAWSHLGRVRSEAAFAALAGVNPIPASSGNVERHRLNRGGDRRLNSALHMATIVRTIHDPDTRAYAERRKSEGKSSREVRRILKRYLARRLYRILNALHSLPDAPLSSC